From a single Lolium rigidum isolate FL_2022 chromosome 7, APGP_CSIRO_Lrig_0.1, whole genome shotgun sequence genomic region:
- the LOC124673631 gene encoding uncharacterized protein LOC124673631, protein MDREECRQALLTRVLGLQMLNRWGAEEIVHRIFNVLTLENIRLYVNAPAADIRTLIVRMESELLPRAPSPGSEFPPPSWAPQGQALPADQIGTSQLPGSSSVSDDGMRDFLDPSWNSQGQSSSTSVAVQSAHTGQTETSQLPGFSSVPDDGVRDSLDPSCYSQAQSSGTSVGTQSAQAGQHSQLSSVPGCSNVTGCPPSSSRQWPDTCRVYISTRGLCPMGLSCGFSHGFGSSGKFEMEIRGILLQMGRPVFIGEVPRLYFLLYQKDLPVGSVLDPWALPMLLRALHTVCWIPDRPRNFLVLVEHSQAYLNYPNHLRIVL, encoded by the exons ATGGATCGTGAAGAATGTCGGCAGGCGCTACTGACTCGAGTTCTGGGACTTCAGATGCTTAACCGATGGGGTGCAGAAGAAATTGTTCACCGCATCTTCAACGTACTTACACTTGAAAATATCAGGCTGTATGTGAATGCACCGGCTGCAGACATACGCACCCTGATTGTCAGGATGGAGTCTGAGTTGCTGCCCAGGGCTCCATCACCAGGGTCTGAGTTCCCGCCCCCCTCTTGGGCCCCTCAGGGTCAGGCTCTTCCTGCTGATCAAATCGGAACTTCGCAGCTCCCTGGTTCATCAAGCGTCTCAGATGATGGAATGCGTGATTTCCTGGACCCCTCTTGGAACTCCCAGGGTCAGTCAAGCAGCACTTCTGTGGCGGTCCAGTCTGCCCACACTGGTCAAACTGAAACTTCACAGCTCCCTGGCTTCTCAAGTGTCCCAGACGATGGAGTGCGTGATTCTCTGGACCCCTCTTGTTACTCTCAGGCTCAGTCAAGCGGCACTTCTGTGGGGACCCAGTCTGCCCAGGCTGGTCAGCATTCACAATTGTCAAGTGTCCCAGGGTGCTCAAATGTCACTGGATGTCCTCCCAGTAGCTCAAGGCAGTGGCCTGACACCTGCCGCGTCTACATCTCTACACGTGGACTTTGCCCGATGGGTTTAAGTTGTGGTTTCTCTCATGGATTTGGGTCATCAGGAAAATTTGAGATGGAAATCAGGGGAATTCTGCTGCAGATGGGAAGACCAGTTTTCATAGGGGAGGTGCCAAGGTTGTACTTCCTTCTGTACCAAAAGGATCTGCCAGTGGGATCTGTTTTGGATCCTTGGGCCCTACCAATGTTGCTTCGGGCTCTGCATACAGTTTGTTGGATTCCTGACAG GCCTCGAAATTTTCTAGTCCTGGTGGAACATTCGCAGGCATACCTGAATTACCCTAATCATCTAC GTATCGTCTTGTAA
- the LOC124678925 gene encoding uncharacterized protein LOC124678925, producing MSVSIPRERSFGFVRFQYPETVTLLLSDWNPQIPHFILGEPVRVYRYIPKPEAKLKNSAGNHGLENGRAPEMALPLAHNQPSHSQMEIGPLEGGDATGSSYGDSADHSQPSHSQVEINPPEAGQVPNGLEINPVEGGQVAGGLGEEAADEQIADEMVPALPGFPDVGCFYKQT from the exons ATGTCTGTGAGCATTCCTCGTGAACGCTCATTTGGTTTTGTGAGATTCCAGTATCCCGAGACAGTAACGCTACTATTATCAGACTGGAACCCTCAGATCCCTCACTTCATCTTGGGAGAACCAGTTCGTGTCTACCGTTATATCCCCAAGCCAGAAGCCAAACTAAA GAACTCTGCAGGGAACCATGGGCTAGAAAATGGGCGTGCACCAGAAATGGCTCTACCACTAGCTCATAACCAACCTTCTCACTCTCAGATGGAAATCGGTCCTCTAGAAG GTGGAGATGCGACAGGATCATCTTACGGAGATTCAGCAGATCACAGCCAACCTTCTCACTCTCAAGTGGAAATAAATCCTCCAGAAG CTGGACAAGTGCCGAATGGCTTGGAGATAAATCCTGTAGAAG GTGGACAAGTGGCAGGTGGCTTGGGCGAAGAGGCAGCAGATGAACAGAT TGCTGATGAGATGGTCCCAGCTCTTCCAGGTTTTCCAGATGTCGGTTGTTTCTACAAGCAGACCTGA
- the LOC124673632 gene encoding transcription termination factor MTERF9, chloroplastic-like: MALQLLLPPPPPPFAALGLPCRLFPSATAQRARFAAAFSLQTNVRLLKPNRRSRRSRYPYYDLDDDEEEEEDDEDDQESEDDLSGLEYPGVLYTNNPRAPSKRAGRQTPLVKENWEGRRPKTRDKHGSPESYNSLQPRRKLGRTLLDLASMNNEVELKNESISRSLFQKLQEEYDFDDKWLPLIDYLCSFGLRESHFTYIYERHMACFQINRASAEERLEFLLSAGVKSKDLKRMLVRQPQILEYTLSNLKSHVAFLAGIGVPDARMGQIISSAPSFLSYSIEQSLKPTVRYLIEEVGIEESDVGKVVQLSPQILVQRIDNAWKSRFLFFTNELGAPKDSIVKMVTKHPQLLHYSIEDGILPRIKFLRSIGMKNSDILKILTSLTQVLSLSLEKNLKPKYLYLVNDLKNEAQSLTKYPMYLSLSLEQRIRPRHRFLVSLKKAPKGPFPLSSFVLTDERFCQRWAGTSLEKYHTFRKSLLLTDFAEKTERKPLASRR; encoded by the exons ATGGCGCtgcagctgctgctgccgccgccgccgccgccgttcgcggcGCTCGGCCTCCCCTGCCGCCTATTCCCCTCCGCGACCGCCCAGCGCGCCcgcttcgccgccgccttctcgcTCCAGACCAACGTGCGCCTCCTCAAGCCCAACCGCCGCTCCCGGCGCTCCCGCTACCCCTACTACGAcctcgacgacgacgaagaggaggaggaggacgacgaggacgaccaaGAGAGCGAG GATGATTTATCAGGTTTGGAGTATCCTGGTGTCCTTTATACAAACAACCCTCGCGCTCCCAGCAAGAGAGCAG GACGACAAACACCACTGGTAAAAGAGAATTGGGAAGGAAGGCGGCCCAAAACTCGTGACAAACATGGTAGTCCAGAAAGTTATAATTCCCTCCAGCCAAGGAGAAAATTAGGCAGAACATTACTAGATCTTGCAAGCATGAACAATGAAGTAGAG TTGAAAAATGAAAGTATCTCCCGGAGTCTGTTTCAGAAACTGCAAGAAGAATATGACTTTGATGACAAATGGTTGCCACTTATTGATTACTTGTGCTCATTTGGACTGAGGGAATCCCATTTTACTTACATCTATGAGAGACACATGGCTTGCTTTCAAATCAACCGGGCTTCTGCAGAAGAAAGACTGGAGTTCCTTCTAAGTGCCGGTgttaaaagcaaggatctcaagaGGATGCTGGTCAGACAGCCGCAAATTTTGGAATACACTCTCAGCAATCTGAAATCTCATGTTGCTTTTCTGGCTGGCATTGGTGTTCCAGATGCACGGATGGGGCAAATTATTTCTTCAGCCCCTTCGTTTTTATCCTACAGTATTGAACAGTCCCTGAAGCCAACTGTAAGGTATTTGATTGAGGAAGTGGGTATTGAGGAGAGCGACGTGGGGAAAGTCGTGCAGCTAAGCCCCCAAATATTGGTGCAGCGAATTGATAATGCATGGAAATCTCGATTTCTCTTTTTCACAAATGAACTAGGGGCACCCAAAGATAGCATTGTCAAAATGGTCACAAAGCACCCACAACTGCTTCACTACAGCATTGAGGATGGCATCTTGCCTCGAATCAAATTCCTTAGAAGCATTGGCATGAAAAACTCTGATATTCTCAAAATATTGACAAGCCTTACTCAG GTGTTATCTTTGTCGTTGGAGAAAAATCTCAAACCGAAGTATCTTTATTTGGTCAATGACCTTAAGAATGAGGCTCAGTCCTTAACCAAGTACCCCATGTACTTGAGCTTGTCTCTTGAGCAAAGAATTCGTCCCCGTCACCGTTTCCTTGTTTCGTTGAAGAAAGCTCCAAAGGGTCCATTTCCGCTCAGCTCCTTTGTGCTTACGGATGAGCGTTTTTGCCAGCGGTGGGCTGGGACTAGCTTAGAGAAGTACCATACATTTAGAAAGAGCTTGCTGTTGACAGATTTTGCAGAGAAGACTGAAAGGAAACCATTAGCATCACGGCGGTAG
- the LOC124677567 gene encoding probable stress-associated endoplasmic reticulum protein, with translation MTTSRRVADRKIARFEKNITKRGSVPETVKKGNDYPVAPIVLGFFVFVVVGSSLFQIIRTASSGGIF, from the exons ATG ACTACCTCGAGACGTGTGGCTGATCGGAAGATTGCACGGTTTGAGAAGAATATCACCAAGAGGGGCTCTGTTCCTGAGACGGTCAAGAAAGGAAATGATTATCCTGTTGCACCTATTGTGCTCGGATTTTTTGTCTTCGTTGTTGTTGGGTCAT CTCTCTTCCAGATCATCAGGACAGCATCAAGCGGTGGCATCTTCTGA
- the LOC124674087 gene encoding polyol transporter 5-like, with translation MAKATRRPVSVNKYAVATAVLSTAAPLFLGYDLAMVSSTAVLAEADLKLLACTVVVSSLTGALAAVGAQRLIGDRRTALLSASLLCAGALARGLAVDLAAFTCGIFVNGVGMGLALMIVPAYAVELSPSSLRGALSSHPDGLVYLGCILGSLCYSTGLLRLPAHLAWRVTVASGTAIPALLGCAVLLMPESPRWLVANDQVAEARRVLSRTSATLEEAELRLLEIKAELGTTHDVCEEAVKTSGTRSRWKEERAIWRELAARPTEPLRRAVVSALVAKVFQQASGIGSMSQYVQRAFRDVGVASGRQMPRALVAFGLVVVGSFSVSLVLVELGLLLVTALAGGCTRRAPSHSPLHRSGMMMSRRQEQLKRSRGMSATMLFSLMALVWIALGPVHWADASSLSRGGGCCPRWLRAAAAAVNRAVSAAILSSFAWVYGATSVTVQGSLLVCSAVGVLVWLFFCACLLGAKRRR, from the exons ATGGCGAAGGCCACGAGGCGCCCGGTGTCTGTGAACAAGTATGCGGTTGCGACGGCCGTGCTCTCGACTGCCGCGCCTCTCTTCTTGGGCTACG ACCTGGCAATGGTGAGCAGCACGGCCGTGCTGGCGGAGGCCGACCTGAAGCTCCTGGCGTGCACCGTCGTGGTCTCCTCCCTCACGGGCGCGCTCGCCGCCGTGGGGGCGCAGCGCCTCATCGGCGACCGCCGGACCGCGCTCCTCTCCGCCTCGCTGCTCTGCGCGGGCGCGCTCGCCAGGGGCCTCGCCGTCGACCTCGCGGCGTTCACGTGCGGCATCTTCGTCAACGGCGTGGGCATGGGCCTGGCGCTCATGATCGTGCCGGCCTACGCCGTGGAGCTCAGCCCGTCCTCGCTGCGGGGCGCCCTCTCCTCCCACCCGGACGGCCTCGTGTACCTCGGCTGCATCCTCGGCTCCCTCTGCTACTCCACGGGGCTGCTGAGACTCCCGGCGCACCTCGCCTGGCGAGTGACCGTGGCCTCCGGCACGGCCATTCCGGCCTTGCTTGGCTGCGCCGTGCTTCTCATGCCGGAGTCGCCTCGCTGGCTCGTGGCCAACGACCAGGTGGCCGAGGCCCGGCGCGTGCTCTCCAGGACGTCCGCCACGctggaggaggccgagctccgCCTGCTCGAGATCAAAGCCGAGCTCGGCACGACGCACGACGTCTGCGAAGAAGCGGTGAAGACGTCGGGGACGCGTAGCCGGTGGAAGGAGGAGCGCGCGATATGGCGGGAGTTGGCGGCGAGGCCGACGGAGCCGCTCCGCCGCGCCGTCGTGAGCGCGCTGGTCGCCAAGGTCTTCCAGCAGGCGTCCGGCATCGGGTCCATGTCCCAGTACGTGCAGCGCGCGTTCCGCGACGTCGGGGTCGCGTCGGGGCGGCAGATGCCCAGAGCGCTCGTGGCGTTCGGGCTCGTCGTCGTCGGGTCTTTCTCAGTATCGCTCGTCCTCGTGGAGCTCGGCTTGCTACTGGTCACCGCGCTCGCGGGCGGCTGCACCAGGCGCGCGCCGTCACACTCTCCGCTCCACCGCAGCGGCATGATGATGAGCCGGCGGCAGGAGCAGCTGAAGCGGTCGAGGGGCATGTCCGCGACCATGCTGTTCTCGCTGATGGCGCTGGTGTGGATCGCGCTCGGGCCTGTGCATTGGGCGGACGCGTCGTCGTTGtcccgcggcggcggctgctgcccGCGGTGgctgagggcggcggcggccgcggtgaACAGAGCGGTCAGCGCGGCGATCTTGTCGAGCTTCGCGTGGGTGTACGGTGCCACCTCCGTCACGGTGCAGGGGAGCTTGCTCGTTTGCTCCGCCGTCGGCGTGCTCGTGTGGTTGTTCTTCTGTGCGTGCCTACTCGGCGCGAAGAGGAGAAGGTGA